The genomic stretch GACGCCCAAACTGATGTAATCGGTGATGCGGCTCCCCGCAGGAAGCGTCGCCAAGGTTCTCGCCATGAGGTGGCCTCCCGAACCGTTATTGTAGTCCAGGAGACTCTATCATATATTTCTCTAAGTGAACAGTATTGGGAACAGTCCTGAATTTCCCGGTCGTTCTTGACCCGGAGGCGGAATTTGAATGATCCACCAGCTACCGCAGGTGGGATTCTCAGGTCGAGCTTTGCCGGTTGGTAGGTTGAATTTTAACAATCCACCACCTCCCGGTGGGGGGATTTGAGCAACGGCCTGTTGAGACCTTGCACTAGCACTGTTGGCCCCTGCAATCATACCTTATCCAGCACCTCTCGAACCTTGGTAGCCATATCCTTTGTTGAGAATGGCTTCTGTAGGAACTGGACCCCATCGTCCAGCACACCGCGATGGGCGATAATATCGGCCGTGTAGCCGGACATGAACAGGAATTTCAACGCCGGCCGGGACGAGAGGAGCTGTTGGGCCAAGTCTCGGCCATTGATGCCGGGCATGATCACATCGGTGATCAGCAGGTGAATCTCGCCGGCGTGTTGTTTTGCCAGCCGGATTGCTGCGTCAGAGGTTTCGGCGGGAAGGACGGCATAGCCCAAGCCTTCCAGGATCTTGCCGGCAAGGTTGAGGATGGAAACATCGTCTTCCACCAACAGCACCGTTTCGCCCTGACCCTTTGGAATCTCCGTCTCGGTTTCTGGGCGGGTGTCATCGGCTTTTCCTTCATGCCGGGGCAGGTAAATCCTGAAGGTGGTTCCTTTCTTCGGTTCACTGTAAACGTCGATAAACCCGCTATTCTGCTCAACGATGCCGTAGACCGTGGCCAGCCCCAGGCCGGTTCCATGGCCCCGCTCCTTAGTGGTGAAAAACGGTTCGAAGACCTTTTTGAGTGTCTCCTTGTCCATGCCGCAGCCGTCGTCGCTCACCCTCAGCATTACAAACTCGCCTGGGATTGACCCCGCATGAAGGTCGCAGTATGCCTTGTCGAAAACGACATTAGCTATCTCGATAGTGACCTGACCGGTGTTCGCGATCGCATCCCGGGAGTTGACACACAAATTGGCCAGGATCTGGTCGAATTGGCTTGGGTCCATTTTGACTCTCCACAGCCCTGACCCGGGCTGCCAGACCAGATCGATATCCTCGCCGATCAGCCGCCGGAGTATCTTGAGCATGCCCTTCACGGTGTGGTTCAAGTCGAGAACCACAGGAGCAATGGTCTGCTTCCGTGCAAAGGCCAGCAATTGACGGATGATGTCCCGGGAACGCAGTGCGGCCCTGAGGACTTCGTCGAGATGGGCACGCAGCGGGTCGGCCGGTTCCATCTTGTTGAGGGCGAGCTCCGTATATCCCAGGATCACGCTGAGGATATTGTTGAAATCGTGGGCCACGCCACCCGCCAGCCGGCCGACGGCCTCCA from Terriglobia bacterium encodes the following:
- a CDS encoding response regulator, whose amino-acid sequence is MKESQLRFPLPTILIYALAAGLWIVLSDRLLELFTSDPHALTTLQTYKGWLFVLASTLLLYSLLVREFRRLSESLIRRRKAEENLRGTEAQYAKLVAEIPVGIYRLRMTTDDEMKFEYVSPRFCEMLGLSEEEVYANTQVFFRTIHAEDLDLFLRLNHEVFQTRQPFLWEGRVVVGGDTKWLLIESSPELVENGDVTWNGIQTDITERKRAEEEKEMLLAQLTQAQKMEAVGRLAGGVAHDFNNILSVILGYTELALNKMEPADPLRAHLDEVLRAALRSRDIIRQLLAFARKQTIAPVVLDLNHTVKGMLKILRRLIGEDIDLVWQPGSGLWRVKMDPSQFDQILANLCVNSRDAIANTGQVTIEIANVVFDKAYCDLHAGSIPGEFVMLRVSDDGCGMDKETLKKVFEPFFTTKERGHGTGLGLATVYGIVEQNSGFIDVYSEPKKGTTFRIYLPRHEGKADDTRPETETEIPKGQGETVLLVEDDVSILNLAGKILEGLGYAVLPAETSDAAIRLAKQHAGEIHLLITDVIMPGINGRDLAQQLLSSRPALKFLFMSGYTADIIAHRGVLDDGVQFLQKPFSTKDMATKVREVLDKV